GAGCCGATGCTTCGTCTTACGGGCAGGCACCCaataccacaaaaaataaagcaccttcGGGCTTACCTCCTGCAGTTGTCCGACAGGCGCGGGGTCGGGCACGAACCGATGACTCCCCGAGAATCACTCGGTGCCGGCGTGGAGTGGATCAGGACGCGAACCGCCCCAGCAGCCCTCGGAGTCCTGCCGCGGTCGCCAGAAAACTGTTGCCCGacagagagacacgaaacaactaggttgtttagtgcggtgctttattgagggccctggggtctgaggactaatgtccaaagtcagagcccaccATACCCCTTTTTccgacaggtttttatatcctttacaaagtgatttacatACAATAGTACAATAGCATAtattcttcaagacaatacagttacgTAAATCtcatagatattatttctataaagtcataaattctacacgcttgtctactcaaaactataggttacccccctttaatcccccttgcttgtcatcccaccaccagaaccctttatcattgattatacattaacctttatcatttatttattttactgtgttctgcatgccctactagatcctttaattatttattttactgtgttctgcatgccctactagatcctttaattatcagtttgtggttcttagtacattcccagggcctgcttgtgaactgctgctttctaagccttagcataactactgctattgctatatctacattagctcttttcttgttattttcgGTATCAACTCCCCCCTTTTGAgcattcttcagattttctgcaaggaTGCTCAATTCTTCAAGTAATGGTTTCCAAGTAGGATGGTGAGTCTTCTCTTTGACTTGGTAGGATTACTTCTTTCCGGGTTAGTGCTCTCATGACACGTCGAGTATGAGTTCCTTCTCTAGCAATCATTCCTAAAAGACATCTATACATAATCATGCAGACTACAATAATCAATACAATCATTATTACATATTGTACAATTGATGATATCCAACCAGAGACCTGGATTCCTAGGGAGCTAAATAGTGCTCCTACCCAATTATGTTGAGCTTCTTCCTGGACTTCATgcacttttatttcaatttgttcCAATTGACTTATAtccttttctacttcttctGTGACATTTGGGATATGTACACAGCAATGATCAACCTTTCCTTGGAGGTATCCACAGACTCCGTGTTCTTTTAATAAGAGCAAATCTAATGCCATTCTATTTTGGACTGTCATTCTTGTTGTTGCTTGCAACTGTAAATTTAGATCCCTAAATCCTTTCTTTGTAACTGCGGCTAACCTCTCAGTTTGTCCCAATAATTTATACAGCATCTCCCGGTTTCTATATGTAGAAATTTGTGCAAACAGGGATTCCAGTACCCATCCAAATTTAACTCCTGATGAGGGTTCATGCCACTCATCTTCATCTCCCAATCCTAGTTCTTCTGCCAcctcatttgtttctctctttgttcGTGGCTGTATCTCTCTTTGTGTTAATTTAGACTGTTTCCAGAGAGGGCAGAGGGTAGGGACCCCTAACGTAATCTGTGTGACTGGGCCGTTAATGGGCATATGGGTAGTCCATTGTCCATGCCCCATTACCCACACCGAATGCCCTGGACTCCTGACGGTAGTCGCCTGACAATCTTTCCAAGCCccctttatttctcctgttaTTGTATGATTATATCTTTGACATTCACAGCCCCATTTTAGTAGTATCCGGACTGGCACTAAACCAATTTGGGATTCAGGGGTATCACATGTGATGATTTTGCTACAATTCCAGCTAGGTGTAGGGGTCATTCGATCCCGTCTTACTGCTTCGGTCCCTAacattcttaaatgtttttgttccctttggCCTGACCATTCGATACACCAATGTACTGGTCCTATGTAGCTGTAAGATTCTAACaagctgggaccccaaatcgttttccactgttcccattcttccctcccttcttgaCATACTATCTCATAAGAATATTCAGTgactggtttttgtctttttttctttatgtcatAAGAACACCATCCTACATCCTTGAACCGcccaatttttgaaaaaactgcatttggtAATTTTGGCATTCACTCCTTTGTCCTGGTGATGACCATTGCCCTCGAACTGTATAGGTTTCCTCTACCATCTTAGTATGGTTCTGCATTACTTTATTACATCTTTTTGTCCCATTTATGGTTTCTGGAGGCATTTCCCCAACGGGAATAATGCCCCATGGTATTGGATCTCCCGCTGCTTTAGGTAGAGGTAAACATGCAGTGATGGACGTAATATTTTGTACTTGCCCAAAATCTCTAACTAATCCCACTATTAAATTTTCTTGTCCCAattcttgttgtgtttttccaacTTCTGTCACCTGTCGTACTCTCCTATTCTTTTTAGAATATCTACATTTATTTCTCCGTAGTCAAAGCTTTCTCTAATCCACACAACACATGAGAATTGTCCTACCTGGTCAGCTTGCATATGAGATATCATCAATGTGGTGCTACCTCTTTGCTGTTTCATATCCCAAAGTGTCACGATCCCTTCTGTAAATACTTCGTCTGTGGTGATTTGTCTCCAAGCTgtatttacttcttttaatcCAGCTCTCTGGTTGCTAGAAAACAGACAGGTTAAATTTACTCCCGCACCTTCCGGCACTATTACATCTGGCTCTGGAACTATGATTTTAACAAACGCTTCTCCCACCTGCATTATACAGACTAATGTTAAAAGAACTAAGGCCTTGCCCTGAACACCATTTTTGTTGCTGACAGAGGCTGTACTTCCCATCTTGGCTGGACCTTCTTGATTCGAGTGTAGTGAATCCAATTTTCGATCCCTTGGACTTTCACTGCCGTGTAGGTGGTCATGATCACCTGGTGAGGACCGCCCCATACTTCTTTCAAGGGTTCCGTATTCCAGTTCTTCACATATACTTGATCTCCTGGCTGGATGTCATGGACAGGATTTTCCAAGGGCAGAGGCCGGTTCCACTGCAATGCTCCTCGCAGTGCTGTAAGGACTTTATTTAGAGACAAAACATAACTTAGCAATACTTGATCTCCTACTAAGTGAGGGTCCCCTTTGTAGGTTGCAGCATGATATGGCTTGCCATACAAAATTTCGTATGGACTTACTCCTATCCTTTCTCTGGGTTTAATCCTGACTCTTAGCAAGGCTAGAGGTAGTGCCTGAGACCACTGTATCTTCGCTTCCTGACAAATTTTCTTAATCTGCCCTTTTAATGTCTGATTCATCCGTTCTACCTGGCCGCTGGATTGTGGTCTCCAGGGCGTATGGAGATCCCAGGCTATCCCTAATACTCTGGCTACCTCTTGGACTACTCCAGCTACAAAGTGAGGTCCCCTATCTGAGGACATTCCtaatgggatcccaaatctaGGAATAATCTCCCGTAGTAAGGTTTTAATTACTTCCTTTGCCTGGTTAGTCCTGCATGGGAAAGCTTCTGGCCATCCTGAAAAGGTACACACATACACCAGTAAATAACGGTACCCTTGTGCTTTTGGTAATTCTGAGAAATCTATTTGCCAATAGTCTCCCGGTTGCGGCCCAACTCGTAGCTTTCCTAATTGTATTTGCCTTCGTGTCACtggattgtttttaatacagactGGACACGTGGCATTAATCCGTTTTGCCATTGTTAACATCTGGTTGGAAATCACCTCATGTTTTAAGAATTGTACTAATGCGTCTGCCCCCCAATGGCACTTGTTATGTTCgatttctaaaattgttttcattacctTTGTTGGCAACACAACTTGACCTACAGCTGTGACATAccatcctttttcattcttctgggcCTGGAGAAATTGAGCAAGTTTCTCATCTTCAGGTGTATAGCATGGTTTCTGCTCAAGAAAGGAAGTGGCAGGGTTAAATCGTGCTGGTAATAAAGCTAATTGTGTCCATACCTCTCGGGCAACCTGTTTGGCAACTCTGTCAGCCAACTGGTTTCCTTGGAACgcctttccttcttcattttgaTGTCCTCTTACATGCATCACTGCTACTGCCTGAGGTTTATGCACTGCTTCCAATAGTgctaatatttgttctttgtgcttAATTTCTGATCCTTGAGAATTTAAcagtcctctttctttccacagggctccatgTACATGTATTActccaaaggcatattttgaatcagtccaaatatttactcttttcccTTGGCTCAATTCTAAGGCTCTTACCAGAGCTTGTATCTCGGCCTTCTGGGCTGAAGTTCCCGGGGTTAAGGCTCGAGCTTCTATTATTTGTGTCAAAGTCACTACTGCGTATCCCGCATACCTGGTTCCGTTTTCCACAAAGCTGGATCCATCTGTAAACAGTTCCCATTCCGGATTTTCCAAAGGCTCATCTTTCAGGTCTTTCCGGCTGGCATACACCTGTTCAATGATTTCCACGCAATCATGCGTCAATTCGCCTCCttcttcctggctgctgctcctaagAAATTCTGCTGGGTTAAGATGAttagttgtttttaattcaatatCGTCCTGTTCTCGGAGAAGTGCCtggtattgtaacatgcggcttgaCGAGAGCCAATGCCCCCCTTTTTGTTCCAAAACTGCAATGACCATGTGGGGAACAAATACTTCCATCCTTTTTCCCAGAGTCAATTTTCTGGCTTCCCGAATCAGGAGCACtgttgctgccacagctctAAGACAACCCGGCCATCCGGCACTTACAGTGTCTAGCTGTTTTGAGAAGTACCCTACCGGGCGTTTCCATGAGCCCAGTTTTTGGGTGAGAACCCCTATTGCCAGTCTCTGTCTCTCATTCACATATAGTTGAAAAGGTTTTGTAAGATCTGGCAATCCTAGTGCTGGGGCTTCCTTTAAGGCTTGTTTCAAACTCTGGAATGCCTTTTCTTGCGTTTGTCCCCACTGAAACACAGGACTTTTGGCTGCTTCATACAGGGGTTTTGCTTTTAGTCCAAATTCCGGGATCCACAAGCGGCACCACCCCACCATGCCCAAAAAGGATCTTAACTCTTGCGGATTTCGTGGTGTGGGTATGGTGCAAATTGCTTGTATTCGATTAACTCCCAACTTTCGCACCCCTTGTGAAATTTCGCAGCCTAGGTAAATTACCTGAGTCCTTACCAGCTGAGCTTTTTCTTTCGATACTCGGTATCCAGCTTGTCCCAGCATATTAAGTAATCCGGTAGTGAGTCTGAGGCAAACATCCTTTTCTGTGGAAGCTATAAAGATGTCATCAACATATTGTAGGAGAGCAAATGAGAAAGGTGGTTCTTTTACCTGAGTCGTCTTCCATTCTTCTAACTCTCGAGCCAATTGATTTCCAAAAATAGTTGGTGAGTTTTTGAATCCCTGTGGTAGACGCGTCCAGGTGAGCTGCTTCTTGCGTCCTGTGTCTGGGCTCTCCCACTCAAAGGCAAAGTATTTCCTACTTTCAAGTGCCAAAgggatacagaaaaatgcatctttcaaatCAATCACTGTGAACCACTTAAACTTTTCCGACACAGCTGTCAACAATGTATACGGATTAGCTACAACTGGGTGTATATCTTTAGTGATGTTATTAATTGCTCTTAAATCTTGAACTAATCTATACTTACCATTTGGCTTTCTGACTGGGAATATCGGAGTATTGAATTCTGACTCACATTCCTGTAAAATTCCCAAGCTAAGAAATTGTTCAATCATGGGTGCTATTCCTATTCGTGCTTCCAATTTCAAAGGGTATTGTCTTACCCTTACTGGGGAGGCTCCTTCCTTTAGTTCTATTACGGCTGGTTGTGCCGCCTTTGATTTTCCAGGTACTCCCGTTTCCCATACCCATGGTACTACAGCTTGCTCTATTTCTTGtggtatttctgctgcctcaaCTTCTTTTATTACAAACAACTTAGCAATATTCTCCTCGGGAAATTCCAATCTTACTCTACCCTTTTCAAATATTATCCTTGCCTGTAACATTGACAATAGATCCCTCCCGAATAGCGATTCTGGGCTATTtggcatatataaaaattgatGGTCAAAttctttccccccaaattttataTCTAATGGACGCAAAAATGTTCGTTCCTCAACTTGTCCCGTAACCCCCACTACTTGGATAGTAGAATCACTCAAAGGTCCTAGCTTAGTGTTAACAGCTGAGTGTGATGCCCCCGTATCTACTCTAAATTCTAACGGTTCCCCATCTACTTCCATTACTACTTTCAGATCCTCATCTAGTCAACTTGAATTTTGATAATTCCCCATCATAAAGGCTTGGGCGACACCTTGCGGATTTCCCGGGAAAGCACCTGTATTATTcatcattccctgatttccatccCCACTAGCTATAATTCCTCCCCCAGAATTCATTCCTTGGTTGAGAGGACACTCATTTTTCCAGTGCCCTCTGTTTTTACATATAGCACATTGATCTATCCCTAGCTgcattcttcctcttcccacGTTCAATTGACCCATAAGTTCTCCCGTACCCATCAGCCTCCCCCCCCTTGCCATCCCTCTTCCCCCTCTTAGTCCACGTCCTCGGCTCCCCCCTCTCATATTGTTTCCAGCCACTTGCTGTAACGCTGCTAACATAGTAGCCTGTTGTTTCCTGGCcgtttctttttccctattaTTATATACCTTCCACGCAACTTCCAATAGCTTATCTAAATTCCGAGTATCTTCTCCCTCCaatttctgtagtttctttctaatatcttcCTGGGACTGCcccataaaaattaatgctaGCTGTAATTTTCCCGACTCTCCTTCAACTTCTAAATTGGTGTATCTACGAGCTGTCTCCTTAAGCCGCTCTAAAAAGGTTGACGGAGActcattcttttcctgcctgaccGAATACAACTTAGACCAATTCAAAGTTTTTGGTATTCCATTCCGTATCCCTTCCGTTAACAATTCCTGATAAGCTTTAAGTCTCCGAGACCCGCTCGTCGAGTTGGGATCCCACTCCGGATCTTCCCTAGGTACTAAATCATTTACTGTACCATCCACAAGCCGTAACCTAATCATTTCTCGTGCTTTCTCTGTCATAGCTTTAAacaccatttccttttcagtagaATCCATTATTGTGTCTAACAAAACTTGTAAATCATTCCAGTCTGGGTTCTGAGTCTTAATTACCATCTTTACCACCCGCGCAGTCCGTTCAGGGTCCTCCCGATACGCCCCCGCTGATTGTTTCCAGATTAGCAAATCATTCGGAGAAAAGGGAACTTTCACTATGACTCGTTCCCCCTGCGGTCCGACTGCTTCACGCAGTGGGACCATTAAATGAGCactctcctcctttttctttctttctacctcCCACCGCCCTCTCCGAGTTCTTTCACTTAAGGGGGTTCGTGGTATATCTGTGGTTTCTACTTTTGCTTCCCGACCCTCCCTTTCTACTCCTGGCATGCTTTCTCCAGAGTCACGTTCCTCCATTGGAGGGGCACTAGGGGCTACCAACAAAGAAACATCCTCCTCAGGTTCCGAAAACCTAACCGagcattccttctctttttgccATCCCTTACATCCTTCACAATTCacctttaatgttttcaaaaccatgATCCCGCACTCCTTTTGCCACTCTGGTTTgtctttcaaataataaaagaggTCTAAATACggtatttcatcccatttttcattactttgtagGAAATGCATCAAAGGTGTAATAATGTCAGGATTCAGTGTACCATTTCTAGGCCATTGCATACCATCGGGTTCATATAAAGGCCACACATTATTACAGAAATCAATCAATTTCCTTTTACTTAGTTCTTGACCAAAATTCCCCGCATTCCAATGTTGTAATAAGCAGCCCAAAGGCGAATCGTCCGGGATTTCTATCCCGGAACTTGCTAGAGTTTTAAACGTTTTCAAAGGCATCATTCCTAAACAGaatagacagaaaaagaaagaaaatctatacaGATAGAAGGAtagaccaaccaaccaaccaacttgTCACCCTCCGACGCCGCGGGGGAACAAGTGCCGGACCAGCGCAGCTTTCGCCGCGTCTTACAGCCGGCGCCTAGGCTTTACCCAATTACCCAAGACGTCTTTAGCCCAACCCAGCGGAGCCGATGCTTCGTCTTACGGGCAGGCACCCaataccacaaaaaataaagcaccttcGGGCTTACCTCCTGCAGTTGTCCGACAGGCGCGGGGTCGGGCACGAACCGATGACTCCCCGAGAATCACTCGGTGCCGGCGTGGAGTGGATCAGGACGCGAACCGCCCCAGCAGCCCTCGGAGTCCTGCCGCGGTCGCCAGAAAACTGTTGCCCGacagagagacacgaaacaactaggttgtttagtgcggtgctttattgagggccctggggtctgaggactaatgtccaaagtcagagcccaccATACCCCTTTTccgacaggtttttatatcctttacaaagtgatttacatACAATAGTACAATAGCATAtattcttcaagacaatacagttacgTAAATCtcatagatattatttctataaagtcataaattctacacgcttgtctactcaaaactataggttacccccctttaatcccccttgcttgtcatcccaccaccagaaccctttatcattgattatacattaacctttatcatttatttattttactgtgttctgcatgccctactagatcctttaattatttattttgctgtgttctgcatgccctactagatcctttaattatcagtttgtggttcttagtacattcccagggcctgcttgtgaactgctgctttctaagccttagcataactactgctattgctatatctacattagctcttttcttgttattttcgGTATcaaaatcacacacttctatttaactacacacctgtgattttaactccatcacccaaatttggagccttctccaaggtcTCAGGTCACAAGCTGTGTTCtccagaaagcacaaaaagctcaaaaatcccaggtttctgggatccaacagtAACCAACTGTGGAAATCAGAATTGGaattatttcttattctttAAAGCTGCAAGCATTAACTTCCAGTTCGTGCAGACTGACAAGAGCTTGTTGTTCTTTTTCCCGTTGCTGaacaaaatgctgctgtttattaaagaaaaaaagattcaaTCTGCTCTTTTGTCATGAGATCAACTTGGAAAATAATTGGGACTTGTCTTGCTTAAGTACCATGTGGTACTAAGTTGTTATTGATAGCAAAGTGTAAggaatatgaaaagaaatatgaaaatatgtcTTTGTAATAGACATCCGGCAGTAGGAGTTTCCAAATTTACTAAAGCACAGTGTTGCACTTCTTGTGGCTTGGGTTTTCTGTCATGTAACTTGAATGTTTCTAATAGTtgtaacataaaatatttttcagccttAGCAGAAGGTGGATTGTCTCTTCCAAACTTCACTGAGAGCTTATCCAGTACTCTCCAAGATGCCAATGAAATGGTAAGGAACTCGTTCTTTCATAAAGAATCAGAGATAATTCCAGGTTCCACCTGGGGCATCCTGCTGCATTGGATGTGCTTTAAACATTTTCACTCATCAACTTGTTTAATTCACACTTTTAAACTGCATACTCACAAAGAGTGTTAGAATTTCAGaacaccaaaggaaaaaaagaccaCATTATACAAActaatttatgttttaaaaaagctgGATGATTTATATACTTCTGTAGGTGAGAGATAGCTATTATGcactttcatttctttattgtttCTAGTTTTAAGGCATCTTAAACAGAATAGAACATCGCTATGCTCTGAGCTGTTGCAGCTTTGAGCCATCTTTTAATTGCTTGTGTGATTAAATTATTAAAGTGGGTTAGCTGAGGCTGGAGTTAGTTAAACCTATTTAAAATATCAGAACAGTTTCTTATTCAATGTCTGCTGTAGTCTATGGTTCTGGAAGCCTCCAAACTTAAGGTATTCtcaatttcctttctctcttgaTATTCCTCTAATGCCTGAATTTTCCCCCTCTGACTTTGTGTAAAGTCTCTTGGTAAGATAGTAGCTGTGACATAAATTATAGGAGGTGttatggagaagagaaagctctggGGGGACCTTACCAATGTGTAAATATGTGATGGAAAGAAGAGAGCTAGTGAAAGACAAGAGGCAGTGCACACAGGTTGAAGTTCAGGAAATTTGGTTTaaacataaaatgtttttttctcccaaacacTAGAAGAAGGGCTGAGTTGGGCACCTCCAGAGGTGCCTTCCAAGCTCACAAGGCAAGTTTAATTTTCTGGAGCAGGAATCCTCTTCTCCTGGCCTATCCTTCCTCCACATTTCTGCACATTGATGGGAACACCTCATCTGTACATAGCTTCCCATTGAATATCCATGATTTCATTCAAGTCATAGCATGAGAGAGCAGCCccagttggaaaggacccacaagaatgatcaagtccagctcctggctctgcacagaacCCCCAAAACAATCACCCCAGTTGTGACACTGTGCCTGAACTGGCAGATCTTCAGGTGCCTCCTCTGACTGCCACACTTCCTCTCTTAAACTCTGGCCTTAAAAAACTCTGATATCACATGAACCTAAATTAAAGTGGAACATTGGCCTGCTGAGAGgttctttcctctctttgtcAGCTGGATTGTAGCTCCTTCTAGTATTTCTTCATCCTCAATCCAGGCTGTTTGGTTGAGGAAGGTAATTCCttgctgctgagagcagctctgcagccagatTGTTGCTAGCAAAGGATGTGTGAGGATTTAAATGTTTCCCTGATCTTTGGAGGCCTGAAGGGGCTTGTTCCTCTTTAAGTGTTGCAGACTTTTGTATGAAATAAAGAATGTGCATGTCTGTGGGTAAAATAAAAGTGTGTCAtctgtttgcttatttttaaatgcttgaaTTTTCATGATATAATTTTTCAGTGCAGAAACTTACTGTTAAAAAAAGCTTGGTTGAACTAAAGTAAGAATGATTCCAATTCCTACAAAATCCTGTTTTGGAGCATGTATTatgtagaatttttttgtttcttaattctAGGATTATGATCCTCCAAGTGAAGGGCAGGTGCTGAGGAGAATGACCAAAGGCAGTCACAGGGATCCTGTCCTGAcacttttaaacaaattaaatcaAGCACCTGTTTTTGTACAAGAAGGAATTGACCACTTGGAGGTAACTTGCAGTCCTTGGCTTGCCAGAACAGCAGTTTGGAAGTGATTCTTTCCTACTTAAAAGTAGATAAAATATCCCAAGCTTATCCTTCCTCTTGGCTGTAGAACAGCTTCATGCACTTCATTCCCTGCTGCAAGTGATCCCACTTCTGTTGGCTTTGTTCTTGTgtaaaactctttaaaaaaacc
This region of Catharus ustulatus isolate bCatUst1 chromosome 6, bCatUst1.pri.v2, whole genome shotgun sequence genomic DNA includes:
- the LOC116997495 gene encoding uncharacterized protein LOC116997495, which gives rise to MPKLPNAVFSKIGRFKDVGWCSYDIKKKRQKPVTEYSYEIVCQEGREEWEQWKTIWGPSLLESYSYIGPVHWCIEWSGQREQKHLRMLGTEAVRRDRMTPTPSWNCSKIITCDTPESQIGLVPVRILLKWGCECQRYNHTITGEIKGAWKDCQATTVRSPGHSVWVMGHGQWTTHMPINGPVTQITLGVPTLCPLWKQSKLTQREIQPRTKRETNEVAEELGLGDEDEWHEPSSGVKFGWVLESLFAQISTYRNREMLYKLLGQTERLAAVTKKGFRDLNLQLQATTRMTVQNRMALDLLLLKEHGVCGYLQGKVDHCCVHIPNVTEEVEKDISQLEQIEIKVHEVQEEAQHNWVGALFSSLGIQVSGWISSIVQYVIMIVLIIVVCMIMYRCLLGMIAREGTHTRRVMRALTRKEVILPSQREDSPSYLETIT